The genomic region CTCACAGGCCCTAACCCTACTTCAGAATATTTATCTGAAAAAGCAGTGACATAATAAGGATTCGCACTTACAATACATCCAAGCTTTTGAATTCTTTCAACTTGTCCATTAGTTGAATTTGCAAAGTGTACAATCGTTGTTCTGTGATCTTCTCTTGGCATTTCTTCCATTTTTCTCTCAATAACCCTAAGAAGTTCATTCATTCCTTTGTCACCATTTACATGAACATGTAGTTGGTAATCTAATGGCCAGAAGATGTCGAATAGTTCAGAAATTGTTTCAGGTCTTTGTATCCATTCTCCTTCATGGCCATCCAAATAACCATCTTCCATCATCATTAATTGTGAAACAATTGCACCGTCGATAAGTAATTTTACATGCTTATCAAAGAAACGAACTTTACCTTCTTTAGGGAAACTATGAGTGATATCTTCTACTGCTTTAACGATGGCCTCAGGACCTTCATGAGCATGTCTGAAATAAGGTGTTTTAGACTCTGGTATAAAGAAAGAATACATTGGTGTTTCTTCAGCTCCTAACATTTCCATATAAATTTCATGATGACCTGGCATAATAAAAGCTCCAGGCTCATTGAATGCAGTTACACCATTTTTTCTCAAGATCTTAATCATTTGATCAAGCCCTTTTCTCATTCTTTCTTCTGATCCCATCAAGTGGTGAATTTTAGGAAGTAAACCTAGCATTAATCCTGCTTCTATGAAATAGCCTTTTTCGAAATCGATTTGTTCCTTTAGCTGCTCATTTAAACCTTCTACCCATTGTTCAGTAAGCCCCAAATGTTCAATCATGGCCGTATTTAAATACATCTCATGTACTGATCTATGCCATACTAGGATAGGGCGATCTTTACTGATCTCATCAAGGTAATCTCTATCAATTTTACCATGGAAATTATGGTGATATCCCCAAGTCATTAAGATTTCATTAGGATCTTCCTTCTCTGCCTCAATTTGAATTAGTTTTTCTTTGTAGGTTTCAGGAGTATAAGCAGGTTCCCAATATTTTGTTGGTAAATCCCAAGGTTCTGGTGCAATTACATCCATTACTAATGTTAAAGCTCCTAGAAATGGGTGTATATGCTGTTCGATAAAACCAGGGAACATTGTTTTGCCTTCTAAATCATGCTCTACAGCTTTGGGATAAAGAGCTTTTGCTTTTTCTTCTGTTCCTACAAAAACAATTTTATCGTCTATTGAAACAACAGCTTCAGCAGTTTCTCCTGCTTCGCCCTCCATTGTTACAATTGTCCCACCTTTATATAAAACTGTATTAGAATTAACCTTTTCTGTAGCAATACTATTTATAGCAATTAAAAGGGTAATTATGAGAGTTGTAATTCTAGTCATCTTTTTTCTTTTTCGTATCGTAATTATTTGTTGATAACAAAATTAGAAATACCTCTTCTTTTCAATTACTCCATAATGGTAATTCAATGCTCGTAAACTGTAATCTTACCTGTAGGCATAAATTGTAATAGATAAATAGAAGGAATGAGTGGTATATAACCATAAAAAAAGGTCAATATTCAAAAGAGAATATTGACCTTTTATAATTAGTATTTTATGAAAAACTATTTCATAATTGTTTCTTCACGATCTGGACCCATTGAAACCATTGTGATCGGTACACCAACGTACTCTTCAATAAATTTCACGTAGTCTAATAACTCTTTAGGAAGTTGGTCAAAAGGAAGTTTTACATCTACCTCTTGGTTCCATCCTTTAAGTGTAGTATAGATCGGCTCTTTGATATCTTCTAAATCGTAGGGAACTTCTGTAGTTTTAGTACCATCTTTAAGAAGATATTCAGTACAGATGCTGATTTCTTCAAACGTATTCATAACGTCTGCTTTCATCATAAATAATTCAGTAGCACCGTTAAGCATTACTGCATATTTAAGGATTGGTAAGTCTAACCAGCCACAACGACGACGACGACCAGTAGTAGCACCAAACTCATGTCCTAAGTTTTGAAGCTCTTCGCCAGTTTTGTCGAATAATTCTGTTGGGAAAGGACCAGAACCTACTCTAGTACAATATGCTTTGAAGATACCGTAGATGTTCTTTTGAGCGTTTGGAGCAACACCTAAACCAGTAGAAGCACCAGCAGCAAAGGTATTCGAAGATGTAACAAATGGGTATGAACCAAAGTCAACATCTAATAAAGAACCTTGTGCACCTTCAGCTAAAACTTTCTTGCCCTCTTTTAAAGCATCATTTACATAATACTCAGAGTTGACAAAGTTTAATGTTTTGATGTATTCAACTGCACTGAAGAATTCTTCTTCCATAGCAGGAAGTTGTTCAGAGAAGTCAAATTTGTAGAAATTCAGAATTTCAATATGCTTTGCCTTTAATGCTTCATATTTTTCTTTGAAGTTTTCAGCAAACAAATCACCAGTTCTTAAACCTACACGAGCAGATTTATCTTGGTATGTTGGGCCAATACCTTTTAAAGTAGATCCAATTTTCTGATCTCCTTTGCTTTGTTCATAAGCAGCGTCTAAAAGACGGTGAGAAGGGATGATCAAGTGAGTTTTCTTAGAAAGAAGGATTTTATCTTTTACAGAATAGCCAGACTCTTCTAATTTTTCGATTTCTTCGCGGAAAATACGAATATCAAGTACGACACCATTACCGATGATGTTTGATGTACCTTCTTGGAAAACACCTGAAGGAATTTGATGTAAAACGAACTTTTTACCATCGAACTCCAAAGTGTGTCCAGCGTTTGGTCCACCTTGAAAACGTGCTACGACATCATATTTTGGAGCAAGGACATCGACAACTTTGCCTTTTCCTTCATCTCCCCACTGCATACCTAAAAGAATATCCATCTTTAGAATGATATATATTTATTGTTATATATTAATTTCTCGTTATAATAATTAAGCACTTTTCTTGGAAAGCCTTAAATTCTGAATAGCTTCACCTCTTCTTTCTGCTTTAGTGAATACCTTATCTAATTTTGTAATCTTAAGTAGTTTTGAAAGTTGCTCAGGCGAAGCGACAAGAAGCATTCTCCCTTTATGTTGAGATACGTCCGTATATAATCTCACCAGCATACTTAAACCACCGCTATTCATATGATTTACCTGAGCTGCATCTATAACAAAATCTCTTAATCCAGACTTTGTAAAGTTTTTAGCGTCCCTGATTAAATTTTTTTCTTCGGGGTGGCCTAAGAAGTCTCCAACTAACTTAACTCCTACGACTCCATCATAAATAAAGAAACTGTATTCCATATTTTTCAAGATTTTGGTGAAAAACCTCACAAATATAACTTGAAGATAGTTAGGAAACTGTACTCAAATCTATTTTTATTATAACTTCGGGGCGGAAAGTGTGTTTCTTTGGAATTTATAAGAAAAAAAGATCATATTTTTGGGGTTGAAACTAACAATATAGGTAATGAATACGTTTGGAAAAGCATTTCGAATCACAACTTTTGGAGAATCGCACGGTCGTGCTATCGGTGTAACAATAGATGGTTGTCCTGCAGGAGTAGCGTTTGACTTGGAAGAAGTTCAAAAAGAATTGGACAGAAGAAAGCCAGGTCAATCAAAAATTACTACTCAAAGAAAAGAAGCAGATAGTGTAGAAGTATTATCTGGAGTTTTTGAAGGAGTAACAACAGGTACACCTATATCTTTATTGATTTGGAATCAAGACCAAAGAAGTAAGGATTACTCTCATATTAAAGATGTTTTTAGA from Flammeovirga agarivorans harbors:
- a CDS encoding amidohydrolase; amino-acid sequence: MTRITTLIITLLIAINSIATEKVNSNTVLYKGGTIVTMEGEAGETAEAVVSIDDKIVFVGTEEKAKALYPKAVEHDLEGKTMFPGFIEQHIHPFLGALTLVMDVIAPEPWDLPTKYWEPAYTPETYKEKLIQIEAEKEDPNEILMTWGYHHNFHGKIDRDYLDEISKDRPILVWHRSVHEMYLNTAMIEHLGLTEQWVEGLNEQLKEQIDFEKGYFIEAGLMLGLLPKIHHLMGSEERMRKGLDQMIKILRKNGVTAFNEPGAFIMPGHHEIYMEMLGAEETPMYSFFIPESKTPYFRHAHEGPEAIVKAVEDITHSFPKEGKVRFFDKHVKLLIDGAIVSQLMMMEDGYLDGHEGEWIQRPETISELFDIFWPLDYQLHVHVNGDKGMNELLRVIERKMEEMPREDHRTTIVHFANSTNGQVERIQKLGCIVSANPYYVTAFSDKYSEVGLGPVRAQAMVRSGEAERRGIPFSLHSDLPIGPSDPLFLAWCAVTRGTLQGNSYRPDLALSLHGAMKGITIEAAYSWRMENELGSIKEGKIANFTILEENPYEVEESHLKDIKIWGTVFEGKCFQN
- a CDS encoding adenylosuccinate synthase encodes the protein MDILLGMQWGDEGKGKVVDVLAPKYDVVARFQGGPNAGHTLEFDGKKFVLHQIPSGVFQEGTSNIIGNGVVLDIRIFREEIEKLEESGYSVKDKILLSKKTHLIIPSHRLLDAAYEQSKGDQKIGSTLKGIGPTYQDKSARVGLRTGDLFAENFKEKYEALKAKHIEILNFYKFDFSEQLPAMEEEFFSAVEYIKTLNFVNSEYYVNDALKEGKKVLAEGAQGSLLDVDFGSYPFVTSSNTFAAGASTGLGVAPNAQKNIYGIFKAYCTRVGSGPFPTELFDKTGEELQNLGHEFGATTGRRRRCGWLDLPILKYAVMLNGATELFMMKADVMNTFEEISICTEYLLKDGTKTTEVPYDLEDIKEPIYTTLKGWNQEVDVKLPFDQLPKELLDYVKFIEEYVGVPITMVSMGPDREETIMK
- a CDS encoding STAS domain-containing protein — encoded protein: MEYSFFIYDGVVGVKLVGDFLGHPEEKNLIRDAKNFTKSGLRDFVIDAAQVNHMNSGGLSMLVRLYTDVSQHKGRMLLVASPEQLSKLLKITKLDKVFTKAERRGEAIQNLRLSKKSA